A single region of the Pseudothermotoga sp. genome encodes:
- a CDS encoding ABC transporter ATP-binding protein has product MRLICERVTKRFAGTTAVKDINLDVEATCIVVMGANAAGKSTLLKMIATVLRPDEGRLILNGFDIVKHPHLIRKRLSYLPEEPALIETLSARENLKFFAKIKGDNGEFLNLSRMLGVDLDDHKPARNLSKGTRRKLSLCIALLGEPEILVLDEPTSGLDEEARAVVWSKLKELKEKNVAMIIATHQIEEVKDLADVLLILDKGHLIKTVQLGSVTSNIQL; this is encoded by the coding sequence ATGAGATTGATTTGTGAACGTGTAACAAAAAGGTTCGCAGGTACCACGGCTGTCAAAGATATCAACCTCGATGTAGAAGCAACTTGTATAGTTGTGATGGGGGCAAACGCAGCGGGGAAATCCACACTGCTGAAAATGATCGCCACAGTTTTGAGACCTGATGAGGGAAGATTGATTCTAAACGGTTTTGACATTGTGAAACATCCTCACCTCATTAGAAAGCGGTTGTCATATCTCCCAGAGGAGCCGGCGCTGATAGAAACGCTCTCCGCCCGTGAGAATCTCAAGTTTTTTGCAAAGATTAAAGGTGACAATGGTGAATTTTTAAATTTATCACGCATGCTGGGAGTAGATTTAGACGATCATAAACCTGCGAGAAATCTTTCAAAAGGAACTCGAAGGAAGCTTTCACTTTGTATCGCGCTTCTTGGTGAACCAGAAATCCTTGTACTGGATGAGCCAACGAGCGGACTTGACGAGGAAGCCAGAGCAGTCGTTTGGTCTAAGCTTAAGGAATTGAAAGAAAAAAATGTGGCGATGATCATCGCCACACATCAAATCGAAGAAGTCAAAGATTTAGCCGATGTACTTCTCATTTTAGATAAAGGTCATTTGATAAAAACAGTTCAACTAGGATCAGTTACCAGCAACATCCAGCTCTGA
- the dnaN gene encoding DNA polymerase III subunit beta → MARIAVDMQELSEKISIVSKVVPSKVIKPILGCVLFDLNEKGVYLLASDLETSVKARLNCEYEGLGKFAVDAKVLYEVVKTLPNDVGATLELTPSNLSIECGKSKFKLSAVDPTDFPEVSLGTIGASFEIEASLLYNMIERVIFCAAVDEFMRNLNGVYWELGNGFLRLVSSDGFRLALAEQRLPIRSEMGFLLSLKSMKELMNVTRGCGEKNLRFEYDGKRVGIMVADVETVVRVVEVEFPDYKRVLPKAFKTKVVVSTNDLIESLRRTMVIAKRGSESIRIEVVENVLILSSRSPDYGEVNEEIEVRKEGEDIIAAFNPKFLIEALRHIETEEVEMNFIDSTSPLQMNPLDVEGYLYVVMPIRIV, encoded by the coding sequence GTGGCGAGGATAGCTGTGGACATGCAAGAACTATCCGAAAAGATTTCGATCGTATCGAAAGTGGTTCCCTCCAAAGTCATAAAACCAATTCTAGGTTGTGTCTTGTTTGACCTGAACGAAAAGGGTGTGTATCTCCTCGCTTCCGACTTAGAAACGAGTGTGAAAGCGAGACTCAACTGCGAGTATGAAGGACTTGGAAAATTCGCGGTAGACGCAAAAGTTCTCTATGAAGTTGTGAAAACACTACCGAACGATGTTGGAGCCACTCTTGAATTGACTCCTTCGAACCTTTCCATAGAGTGTGGAAAAAGCAAATTCAAACTTTCTGCAGTAGATCCAACCGATTTTCCAGAAGTATCGCTTGGTACCATTGGCGCAAGTTTTGAAATAGAAGCGAGTCTTCTCTACAACATGATTGAAAGAGTCATCTTCTGTGCTGCTGTGGACGAGTTTATGAGGAACCTCAACGGTGTTTATTGGGAGCTTGGCAATGGTTTTCTAAGACTTGTCTCATCTGATGGTTTCAGGTTGGCATTGGCTGAACAGAGATTACCAATCCGAAGCGAAATGGGATTCCTTTTATCCTTAAAGAGTATGAAGGAGCTCATGAATGTGACTCGAGGTTGTGGTGAGAAAAATCTTCGCTTCGAGTATGATGGAAAACGTGTTGGTATCATGGTTGCAGATGTAGAAACGGTGGTCAGAGTTGTTGAAGTAGAATTTCCAGATTACAAGAGAGTATTGCCAAAAGCGTTCAAAACAAAGGTCGTTGTTTCTACCAACGATTTGATAGAATCTCTGAGAAGGACCATGGTGATCGCCAAGAGAGGTAGCGAATCCATCAGAATTGAAGTCGTGGAGAACGTCTTGATTTTGAGCAGTAGAAGTCCAGACTATGGAGAGGTGAATGAAGAAATAGAAGTGCGGAAAGAAGGTGAAGATATCATCGCTGCGTTCAATCCTAAATTTTTGATCGAAGCTTTGCGACACATAGAAACCGAGGAAGTTGAAATGAACTTCATCGATAGTACGAGCCCTTTGCAGATGAACCCGCTTGACGTAGAAGGTTACCTTTACGTCGTGATGCCGATAAGGATTGTATGA
- a CDS encoding TldD/PmbA family protein — protein sequence MNEKKFAEKVFSLAKDKGFDDCEVVVSNQREFEVVVSKGKIENYTDASSKRATLKAVKKKKSCFATVEILDESSAEFLVNSAYENFLITDTLDEDSIWGEKPQREPFRYEDPFEDLSVKEKINLSKRMEEKAMSYDKRVQTVIMSGYGHQRNEILLFNTKGLELEESFGFGSAFVYLVASDGKKPKRGFRAWYASSPIELDVDKIAEEAALEAVSQLGAQTVKSGRYRLLLRRDVFAQLFLAFMSIFSAEAVQKGLSPLKGKLQEKIASDNLTILEDPFFEQLPVKRSFDNEGVPTTQKKFIDRGVLTTFFHSIRSAKKEGIRPTGNVFNQRCVPLNVVMQVGSTNYQELIENLGEGLVVTALDGLHSGVRPVSGEFSLGANGYRVVDGKIVEPIEQFTVSGNFLKLLQNIECIGADCEIVSGYWYGPSVIVSELDVAGN from the coding sequence ATGAACGAGAAAAAATTTGCAGAGAAAGTTTTTTCACTGGCTAAAGATAAAGGCTTTGATGATTGTGAAGTGGTCGTTTCGAATCAAAGGGAGTTCGAAGTTGTTGTGAGTAAAGGTAAAATAGAAAATTATACCGATGCCTCATCGAAGCGAGCAACTCTCAAAGCAGTGAAAAAGAAAAAATCTTGTTTTGCCACAGTGGAGATTCTGGACGAAAGCTCTGCAGAATTCCTTGTGAACAGTGCTTACGAGAACTTTTTGATCACCGACACGCTCGATGAAGATAGCATCTGGGGTGAGAAACCACAGCGTGAACCTTTCAGATACGAAGATCCATTCGAAGATCTGTCAGTAAAGGAAAAGATAAATTTGTCAAAAAGAATGGAAGAGAAAGCCATGTCTTACGATAAAAGAGTGCAAACCGTTATCATGAGCGGCTATGGTCATCAAAGGAATGAAATTCTTTTGTTCAATACGAAAGGTTTAGAGTTAGAGGAGAGCTTTGGATTTGGTTCCGCTTTCGTATATCTTGTCGCCTCCGATGGGAAGAAACCTAAAAGAGGTTTTCGTGCGTGGTATGCTTCAAGTCCGATTGAACTCGATGTAGACAAGATAGCTGAAGAAGCTGCCTTGGAAGCAGTTTCTCAACTTGGAGCTCAAACCGTTAAAAGTGGTAGGTATCGACTTTTGCTTCGAAGGGATGTATTTGCGCAACTTTTCCTCGCGTTTATGTCTATTTTCTCAGCTGAGGCTGTACAAAAGGGTCTTTCACCTTTAAAAGGAAAATTACAAGAAAAGATCGCGTCTGATAACCTCACAATCCTGGAAGATCCATTTTTTGAGCAACTTCCAGTGAAGCGTTCATTCGATAACGAAGGCGTTCCAACCACGCAGAAAAAATTCATAGATCGCGGTGTTCTGACCACGTTTTTCCACTCAATAAGATCGGCAAAGAAAGAAGGTATAAGGCCAACTGGAAACGTTTTCAACCAAAGATGTGTTCCTCTGAACGTCGTGATGCAAGTCGGTTCAACAAACTATCAAGAATTGATCGAAAACTTGGGGGAAGGATTGGTAGTAACTGCGCTCGATGGTTTACATTCAGGAGTTAGGCCCGTCTCTGGAGAATTTTCTTTAGGTGCTAACGGTTATAGAGTGGTTGATGGAAAGATTGTTGAACCGATAGAACAGTTCACAGTTTCTGGCAATTTCTTGAAGCTGCTTCAAAACATTGAGTGTATAGGTGCAGATTGTGAAATCGTATCAGGTTATTGGTACGGTCCTTCTGTCATTGTCTCAGAGCTGGATGTTGCTGGTAACTGA
- a CDS encoding RNA methyltransferase: MRDIPRINVCLYSAERVLILLADFEARNFDELFEGTFSANWQDFIHDRGTLIVEKVKVRNSKLSATGAIASVVKKAIYEKIHSTKDPDGINYPLYVYIKNDRVSILLDTTGPNALSKRGYRLKVSTAPLRETIAAGLIIVSDWDREKLLVDPFCGSGTICIEAARMALDLMNTKRGFAFQTWPIFKGSTTFDSTEQKKKKSEVVSLGFDKDPHAIKIARENSLRAEVNDNTKFLCKPLEKLGKFKNVHVVTNPPYGVRIRNSKENLHLTLKKLFDTFENSTVCLASPDGELEELFKTKASKKLRFQNSGIWTWFYIFNSN; this comes from the coding sequence TTGAGAGACATCCCGCGTATCAATGTTTGTCTATACAGCGCCGAACGAGTATTGATACTCCTTGCTGATTTCGAAGCCAGAAATTTCGATGAACTGTTTGAAGGGACTTTCAGTGCTAATTGGCAGGATTTCATACACGATCGAGGTACTCTAATCGTTGAAAAGGTCAAAGTTAGAAATTCCAAACTATCAGCCACGGGTGCCATAGCTTCGGTAGTCAAAAAAGCAATATATGAGAAGATACATTCCACTAAAGATCCAGATGGAATAAATTACCCTCTCTACGTGTACATAAAGAACGATAGAGTTTCAATACTCCTCGATACAACTGGACCAAACGCGCTGAGCAAAAGGGGCTATAGATTGAAGGTTTCCACCGCACCTTTAAGAGAAACTATAGCAGCTGGACTAATCATCGTTAGTGATTGGGATAGAGAAAAACTACTTGTAGATCCTTTTTGCGGTAGTGGAACGATATGCATAGAAGCAGCAAGAATGGCTTTAGATTTAATGAACACTAAGCGAGGATTTGCGTTTCAAACTTGGCCAATTTTTAAAGGTTCAACGACCTTTGATTCCACTGAACAAAAGAAGAAAAAAAGTGAGGTTGTTTCACTCGGTTTCGACAAAGATCCCCATGCCATAAAAATCGCCCGCGAAAATTCGTTGCGCGCAGAAGTTAATGATAACACAAAGTTTTTATGTAAACCTCTCGAGAAGCTGGGGAAATTCAAAAACGTACATGTGGTGACAAATCCTCCTTATGGTGTGAGAATTCGAAATAGCAAAGAGAATTTACACCTAACTCTCAAAAAGTTGTTCGATACATTTGAAAACTCGACAGTATGTTTAGCTAGTCCAGACGGTGAACTAGAAGAGTTATTTAAAACCAAAGCATCGAAAAAGCTGCGTTTTCAAAACAGTGGTATATGGACTTGGTTCTACATTTTTAACTCGAATTGA
- a CDS encoding LCP family protein, with amino-acid sequence MTFARTLAILTLVTSLFILLFLTLFSGWLFKYFLYKEPETNPYSLLVIGVDAVIESTRRADVIMIVLVDHRERKVLVSSVPRDLLLGNNKINSVYAKSGTAGLKQTLSKMLDTNFNGAVTVDYAAFKYLGDELGPVEIHVKEPMKYFDSVQKLYIDFQPGIYQMRGEELLAYIRYRKDSMGDLARIERQKEVLTKLMANARLVSFQKLLSIFQRLQKNIDFEVSRGELIYLFSKLRKGFSMEFVSFPYIINNSGNVVLDEKKIESYKQVLKTLSPMQRSGALRLVVINGSSDKTRAFLEKQTNLWSKVEVQPILMVWEDVGLTYTKDIVFLLSSDKQTDLKNILKKVYPDKEFEFRFVNDSTTSRSYFDLIDKLSKNRIYPKFPIDAFVVVR; translated from the coding sequence GTGACATTTGCACGAACATTGGCAATTTTGACATTAGTTACTAGTCTTTTCATACTGCTATTTCTCACTTTGTTTTCTGGATGGCTTTTCAAATATTTCCTTTACAAAGAGCCTGAAACTAATCCGTATTCACTTTTAGTGATCGGAGTAGATGCTGTAATAGAAAGTACACGCCGAGCTGATGTGATAATGATCGTACTGGTGGATCACCGCGAGAGGAAAGTGCTGGTCAGCAGCGTGCCACGAGATCTGCTTCTGGGTAACAATAAGATTAATTCCGTCTATGCCAAATCTGGAACTGCCGGTTTGAAGCAAACCTTATCGAAGATGTTGGATACAAATTTCAATGGAGCGGTGACCGTAGACTACGCTGCGTTCAAATACCTTGGCGACGAACTTGGTCCTGTAGAAATACACGTCAAGGAACCTATGAAATACTTCGACAGTGTGCAAAAATTGTACATCGATTTTCAACCTGGAATTTACCAGATGAGGGGTGAAGAACTGCTCGCTTACATAAGATACAGGAAAGATTCGATGGGTGATCTGGCCAGAATAGAGAGACAAAAAGAGGTGTTGACGAAACTTATGGCTAACGCGAGACTTGTGAGCTTTCAAAAACTTCTTTCTATATTCCAGAGGTTGCAAAAGAATATTGATTTTGAAGTTTCAAGGGGTGAATTGATTTACCTGTTTTCCAAGCTCAGGAAAGGATTTTCAATGGAGTTTGTTTCTTTTCCTTACATCATAAACAACAGTGGTAACGTGGTTCTAGATGAAAAGAAAATCGAATCTTATAAGCAAGTCCTCAAAACTTTGAGTCCCATGCAGCGATCGGGTGCCCTGCGATTGGTTGTGATCAACGGCTCGTCAGATAAAACACGCGCCTTTTTGGAGAAACAAACCAACCTCTGGAGCAAGGTTGAAGTACAACCGATCCTCATGGTTTGGGAAGATGTGGGATTGACCTACACCAAAGATATTGTTTTTCTTCTATCGTCTGATAAGCAAACTGATCTGAAAAACATCTTAAAAAAAGTTTATCCAGATAAGGAGTTTGAATTCAGGTTTGTGAACGATTCTACTACATCGAGGAGTTATTTTGACCTGATCGATAAGCTTTCTAAGAATAGAATCTATCCGAAATTCCCCATAGATGCTTTTGTAGTGGTGAGGTGA
- a CDS encoding TldD/PmbA family protein produces MLEASLVERVIGYGLRLGADFVEIFAEDRFDTKITMVDGKIDVATSERNFGVGIRLFKDDQQVYAYTNDPNEKQLLNMIDRLIEVLEVRQPVEKPLNMKNLDVKNFNRVIFYPLDISKTEKARILKLAHEGAKNYSSLITQVVVRYWDYDQKVFIANSEGIVGNDRRIKTRLMVTAVATKDGEQESGFYGPGASMGFEFFNFHSPEDIGAEAARIADRMVRAEYAPVGKMPVVIANEFGGVIFHEACGHALEATSVAKGASVFADKLGQKVAAECITAVDDGTIPNAWGSSNIDDEGTPTQRNVLIENGVLKNYLVDIFHSKKMGLKPNGCGRRESYKYIPTSRMSNTFIMAGKYLPEEIISATDYGLYAKRMGGGSVHPATGEFNFAVMEGYLIEKGRITKAVRGATLIGKGIEVINNIDMVGNDLARGQGICGSISGGVPADVGQPTIRVRELIVGGRRK; encoded by the coding sequence TTGTTAGAAGCAAGTTTGGTTGAACGAGTCATAGGTTATGGCCTAAGATTGGGAGCAGATTTTGTTGAAATTTTTGCCGAAGACAGGTTCGATACGAAGATAACCATGGTTGACGGAAAGATTGACGTAGCAACTAGCGAAAGAAATTTTGGTGTAGGTATCAGGTTGTTCAAGGATGATCAACAAGTTTACGCTTATACGAACGATCCGAATGAGAAGCAGCTGTTGAACATGATTGATAGATTGATCGAAGTTCTCGAAGTGCGTCAACCTGTTGAAAAGCCTTTAAATATGAAGAACTTGGATGTGAAGAATTTTAATCGTGTGATTTTTTATCCGTTGGATATTTCGAAGACAGAAAAAGCGAGAATTCTAAAACTTGCGCACGAAGGAGCAAAGAACTACTCTAGTCTCATCACGCAAGTTGTTGTTCGATACTGGGACTACGATCAAAAGGTGTTCATTGCAAATTCGGAGGGAATAGTGGGAAATGATAGGCGAATCAAAACAAGGCTCATGGTCACAGCGGTTGCTACGAAAGATGGTGAGCAAGAGTCGGGATTTTATGGTCCTGGTGCTTCTATGGGTTTTGAGTTTTTCAACTTTCATAGTCCTGAAGACATTGGGGCGGAAGCAGCTAGAATAGCCGATAGGATGGTTAGAGCTGAGTATGCTCCCGTAGGCAAGATGCCAGTTGTAATAGCAAACGAGTTCGGCGGAGTTATTTTTCATGAAGCTTGTGGGCACGCATTGGAAGCCACATCCGTAGCAAAGGGGGCATCTGTTTTTGCAGACAAACTTGGTCAGAAGGTTGCAGCCGAATGTATCACTGCTGTCGACGACGGGACTATACCTAACGCGTGGGGATCAAGTAACATTGATGATGAAGGAACACCGACACAACGCAATGTGCTCATTGAAAATGGTGTGCTGAAAAACTATTTGGTCGATATTTTCCATTCCAAGAAAATGGGGCTAAAACCCAACGGTTGTGGTCGTAGGGAGAGTTATAAATACATTCCAACCTCAAGGATGAGCAACACATTCATAATGGCTGGTAAGTACTTGCCAGAAGAGATCATATCAGCCACAGACTACGGACTTTACGCAAAGCGTATGGGTGGCGGGTCTGTCCATCCAGCTACTGGAGAATTCAATTTTGCAGTTATGGAAGGTTACCTCATCGAAAAGGGAAGGATCACTAAAGCCGTGCGTGGCGCGACTTTGATAGGCAAAGGTATTGAGGTCATCAACAACATAGACATGGTTGGAAATGATCTTGCTCGTGGTCAGGGAATATGCGGTTCCATATCTGGTGGGGTACCTGCCGACGTTGGTCAGCCGACCATTCGGGTCAGAGAATTGATTGTTGGGGGGCGAAGAAAATGA
- a CDS encoding restriction endonuclease: MKRKTTPKDGREFESFLYELFKKAGYQVRKTGFSRDFAADLLIENRGKLVVLQAKYYNKPIDKSAVEEAVVAGTIYGTKYVGVVTNNEIPDRVKDFARQFESKTFVRKIYLIDGKALERLKRGEKII; the protein is encoded by the coding sequence GTGAAAAGAAAAACTACTCCAAAAGATGGCCGAGAATTCGAGAGTTTTCTTTATGAGCTTTTCAAAAAAGCTGGTTATCAGGTACGTAAGACAGGATTCTCTCGTGATTTCGCTGCAGATCTTTTGATCGAAAATAGAGGCAAACTCGTAGTACTCCAAGCCAAGTATTATAACAAACCAATAGATAAAAGCGCTGTTGAAGAAGCTGTCGTAGCAGGAACAATTTATGGCACGAAGTATGTCGGTGTTGTCACGAACAACGAGATACCTGACCGTGTCAAAGATTTTGCAAGGCAATTCGAATCAAAAACGTTTGTAAGAAAAATCTATCTGATCGATGGAAAAGCTCTTGAGAGACTCAAGAGAGGCGAAAAAATCATTTGA
- the nfi gene encoding endonuclease V has protein sequence MNYRSLHEWDVSAEKAVEIQKQLRSMIELTSLRDVRFIAGVDLAFPEADVGVAAVVVVDLMNMRVVEQIVVREKVTFPYVPGLLAFREGPVFLKAWQQLRMAPDVVMFDGQGIAHPRRLGIASHMGLFIDLPTIGVAKSHLYGSFIEPPNVQGSYTFLYDKNEVIGAVVRTKVGNKPLFVSPGHKCDILSALKLTLKCCLGHRLPEPTRLAHELTQKSRQIGLFS, from the coding sequence ATGAACTACAGAAGTCTCCACGAATGGGATGTATCTGCGGAGAAAGCGGTTGAAATTCAAAAGCAACTCAGATCGATGATAGAATTAACTTCCCTGAGGGATGTCAGGTTCATTGCGGGAGTTGATCTCGCTTTCCCAGAAGCGGATGTTGGTGTTGCTGCCGTTGTAGTTGTAGATTTAATGAATATGAGAGTTGTTGAGCAAATAGTTGTGCGCGAAAAAGTGACTTTTCCGTATGTACCTGGTTTACTAGCTTTCAGAGAAGGTCCTGTGTTTTTGAAAGCATGGCAACAACTGAGGATGGCGCCAGATGTTGTGATGTTCGACGGTCAAGGTATAGCGCATCCTAGAAGACTCGGTATCGCGTCCCATATGGGTTTGTTTATAGATTTACCAACCATAGGAGTTGCAAAATCTCACCTTTATGGGAGTTTCATAGAACCTCCGAACGTCCAAGGTTCTTACACGTTTCTGTATGATAAAAACGAGGTGATCGGTGCTGTGGTTAGAACTAAAGTTGGAAATAAACCCTTGTTCGTGTCTCCAGGTCACAAATGTGATATCCTTTCTGCTTTAAAGTTGACCTTAAAATGTTGTTTGGGCCACAGATTGCCTGAGCCAACTCGCTTAGCTCATGAATTGACTCAAAAGAGTCGGCAGATAGGGCTTTTCAGCTGA
- the ablA gene encoding lysine 2,3-aminomutase — translation MRYFKEIPLWKDVSENEWYDWRWQLSHRIMVLEQLERVINLTDQEREGIKHSLKFLRMAITPYYASLMDPEDPNCPIRKQAVPTVKELNISEEEMVDPLHEDVDSPVRGLTHRYPDRVLFLVTDQCAMYCRHCTRRRFAGETDAPLAREYIDAAIDYIKQNKKIRDVLISGGDPLTLSDERLEEIISRLRSIEHVEIIRIGTRAPVVLPMRITQSLVSMLRKYHPIWLNTHFNHPKEFTADSRKALAMLADSGIPLGNQTVLLRGINDCPRIMKELVHELVKNRVRPYYIYQCDLSRGLSHFRTSVAKGIEIIEYLRGHTSGFAVPTYVIDAPGGGGKIPVGPQYLVSMGEGKVILRNYEGGIFAYKEPNDYKSQCEPDEDVGGIASLLSGKGKYLLPQQLERTRRIQEWKEKKSSTS, via the coding sequence ATGAGATATTTTAAAGAAATACCATTATGGAAAGATGTGAGTGAAAATGAATGGTACGATTGGAGATGGCAGCTTTCACACAGGATAATGGTTCTTGAGCAACTAGAAAGAGTTATAAACCTGACAGATCAGGAACGTGAAGGTATAAAACACTCTTTGAAATTTCTAAGAATGGCTATAACACCTTATTACGCGAGTCTCATGGATCCAGAGGACCCAAATTGTCCCATTAGAAAACAAGCTGTTCCAACAGTCAAAGAGTTGAACATAAGTGAAGAGGAAATGGTTGACCCCTTGCATGAAGATGTCGATTCTCCTGTCAGAGGTTTAACTCACCGTTATCCAGACAGGGTGCTCTTCCTTGTAACTGATCAATGTGCTATGTATTGCAGACACTGCACACGACGAAGATTCGCTGGAGAAACAGACGCACCACTTGCACGAGAATACATAGACGCCGCGATAGATTACATAAAGCAGAACAAAAAGATCAGAGATGTACTCATATCGGGCGGTGATCCATTGACGTTGTCAGATGAGAGACTGGAAGAAATCATTTCCAGACTGAGGTCCATAGAACACGTTGAGATCATCCGTATAGGTACGCGAGCACCGGTAGTCTTGCCAATGCGAATCACACAGTCGCTCGTTAGTATGCTCAGAAAGTACCATCCTATATGGTTAAACACCCACTTCAACCATCCAAAAGAATTCACTGCCGACTCAAGAAAAGCGTTGGCCATGCTGGCCGATTCAGGTATACCACTCGGTAATCAGACAGTGTTACTCAGGGGTATCAACGACTGCCCAAGAATCATGAAAGAACTCGTTCATGAACTTGTTAAGAATCGCGTCAGGCCTTATTACATATATCAATGTGATCTATCGAGAGGACTTTCACACTTTAGAACCAGTGTTGCAAAAGGAATAGAAATCATTGAATACTTGCGTGGCCATACCTCAGGTTTCGCAGTGCCAACTTACGTGATAGATGCGCCAGGCGGAGGGGGAAAAATCCCTGTTGGACCACAGTATCTCGTATCGATGGGAGAGGGAAAAGTCATCCTGAGAAATTATGAAGGAGGAATCTTCGCTTATAAAGAACCAAATGATTACAAAAGTCAATGCGAACCAGACGAAGATGTAGGAGGAATCGCTTCACTGCTCAGCGGAAAGGGCAAATATCTCTTACCACAACAGCTCGAAAGAACCAGGAGGATTCAGGAATGGAAAGAAAAGAAATCATCTACATCTTAG